A region from the Lycium barbarum isolate Lr01 chromosome 8, ASM1917538v2, whole genome shotgun sequence genome encodes:
- the LOC132606278 gene encoding BOI-related E3 ubiquitin-protein ligase 1-like isoform X1 yields MAVDQARHLNLFPQQQIISNRDMVNSNLGTGFVYNTQMGAMPENFLPIHQTMVQPKTSVNNDSGLTFNPPINDQVASRKRSRDSFNNHFATSFSTPQKPSFVGDDVLPLVQQYQLDINSVISHHTKKIRLELEEQQKQQARMLVAAIGEKVMKKMNEKDEQIQRIGKINLVLQERVKSLYMENQLWRDLAQTNEATANSLRNNLEQVLVHVSDANERLSAETRVAAAAEEEDAESCCGSSDHDHDDGEENEEVRMLAWGDAQDKEDGKSKSNRMCRRCGQRESCVLLLPCRHLCLCTVCGSSLHHACPVCNSKMNATVHVNMSS; encoded by the exons ATGGCTGTTGATCAAGCAAGACATCTCAATCTTTTCCCTCAACAACAAATCATCTCAAATAG AGATATGGTAAATTCAAATCTGGGGACTGGATTTGTATACAATACCCAGATGGGTGCAATGCCGGAGAACTTTTTGCCGATTCATCAAACTATGGTTCAGCCGAAGACATCGGTGAACAATGACAGTGGCCTTACCTTTAATCCACCCATAAATGATCAGGTCGCATCAAGGAAACGTTCAAGAGACTCATTCAATAATCATTTCGCTACTTCTTTTTCAACCCCTCAGAAACCGTCGTTTGTCGGTGATGATGTTTTGCCGCTGGTTCAACAGTATCAGTTGGATATCAACTCCGTCATTTCTCACCAT ACCAAGAAAATAAGATTGGAATTAGAAGAGCAACAGAAACAGCAAGCAAGAATGCTAGTGGCAGCAATTGGCGAAAAAGTAATGAAGAAAATGAACGAAAAAGACGAACAAATACAAAGAATTGGGAAAATAAATTTAGTTCTACAAGAAAGAGTAAAGAGTCTTTACATGGAAAATCAATTATGGAGGGACTTGGCACAAACAAATGAAGCCACAGCAAATTCACTACGTAACAACTTAGAACAAGTCCTGGTGCACGTTAGCGATGCTAACGAGCGCCTCTCCGCAGAAACAAGGGTCGCTGCCGCCGCAGAAGAAGAAGACGCTGAGTCGTGCTGCGGCAGCAGCGACCACGACCACGACGACGGAGAGGAAAACGAGGAAGTGCGCATGTTAGCATGGGGAGATGCGCAGGATAAGGAGGATGGTAAAAGTAAAAGTAACAGGATGTGTAGGAGGTGTGGACAGAGGGAATCATGTGTGTTGTTGTTACCGTGCAGGCATTTGTGTTTATGCACAGTTTGTGGGTCTAGTTTACATCATGCTTGTCCCGTGTGTAATTCTAAAATGAATGCCACAGTGCATGTTAACATGTCTTCTTGA
- the LOC132606278 gene encoding probable BOI-related E3 ubiquitin-protein ligase 3 isoform X2, with product MVNSNLGTGFVYNTQMGAMPENFLPIHQTMVQPKTSVNNDSGLTFNPPINDQVASRKRSRDSFNNHFATSFSTPQKPSFVGDDVLPLVQQYQLDINSVISHHTKKIRLELEEQQKQQARMLVAAIGEKVMKKMNEKDEQIQRIGKINLVLQERVKSLYMENQLWRDLAQTNEATANSLRNNLEQVLVHVSDANERLSAETRVAAAAEEEDAESCCGSSDHDHDDGEENEEVRMLAWGDAQDKEDGKSKSNRMCRRCGQRESCVLLLPCRHLCLCTVCGSSLHHACPVCNSKMNATVHVNMSS from the exons ATGGTAAATTCAAATCTGGGGACTGGATTTGTATACAATACCCAGATGGGTGCAATGCCGGAGAACTTTTTGCCGATTCATCAAACTATGGTTCAGCCGAAGACATCGGTGAACAATGACAGTGGCCTTACCTTTAATCCACCCATAAATGATCAGGTCGCATCAAGGAAACGTTCAAGAGACTCATTCAATAATCATTTCGCTACTTCTTTTTCAACCCCTCAGAAACCGTCGTTTGTCGGTGATGATGTTTTGCCGCTGGTTCAACAGTATCAGTTGGATATCAACTCCGTCATTTCTCACCAT ACCAAGAAAATAAGATTGGAATTAGAAGAGCAACAGAAACAGCAAGCAAGAATGCTAGTGGCAGCAATTGGCGAAAAAGTAATGAAGAAAATGAACGAAAAAGACGAACAAATACAAAGAATTGGGAAAATAAATTTAGTTCTACAAGAAAGAGTAAAGAGTCTTTACATGGAAAATCAATTATGGAGGGACTTGGCACAAACAAATGAAGCCACAGCAAATTCACTACGTAACAACTTAGAACAAGTCCTGGTGCACGTTAGCGATGCTAACGAGCGCCTCTCCGCAGAAACAAGGGTCGCTGCCGCCGCAGAAGAAGAAGACGCTGAGTCGTGCTGCGGCAGCAGCGACCACGACCACGACGACGGAGAGGAAAACGAGGAAGTGCGCATGTTAGCATGGGGAGATGCGCAGGATAAGGAGGATGGTAAAAGTAAAAGTAACAGGATGTGTAGGAGGTGTGGACAGAGGGAATCATGTGTGTTGTTGTTACCGTGCAGGCATTTGTGTTTATGCACAGTTTGTGGGTCTAGTTTACATCATGCTTGTCCCGTGTGTAATTCTAAAATGAATGCCACAGTGCATGTTAACATGTCTTCTTGA